In Camelus ferus isolate YT-003-E chromosome 5, BCGSAC_Cfer_1.0, whole genome shotgun sequence, one genomic interval encodes:
- the PLCD4 gene encoding 1-phosphatidylinositol 4,5-bisphosphate phosphodiesterase delta-4 isoform X3 — protein sequence MASLLQGRLPINQDLLLMQKGTMMRKVRSKSWKKLRYFRLQDDGMTVWHARQAGGRAKPSFSISDVDTVREGHESELLRNLAEELPLEQGFTIVFHGRRSNLDLVANSVEEAQVWMQGLRLLVDFVTSMDQQERLDQWLSDWFQRGDKNQDGRMSFREVQRLLHLMNVEMDQEHAFQLFQTADASQSGTLEGEEFVNFYKSLTQRAEVQELFENFSSDGQKLTLLEFVDFLQEWQKEGERASDLALELIDRHEPSDSGKLRHVLSMDGFLSYLCSKDGDIFNPICLPIYQDMTQPLNHYYINSSHNTYLVGDQFCGQSSVEGYIRALKRGCRCVEVDIWDGPSGEPIVYHGHTLTSRIPFKDVVTAIAQYAFQTSDYPVILSLENHCSWEQQEVIAHHLTEILGEQLLSTTLDGQLPTQLPSPEELRGKILVKGKKLKTLEEDFEEEEEEPESELEGEQEAELELEAQFESEPQELSPRSKDKNEKKSKPILCPSLSALVVYLKAVSFYSFAHSREHYRFYEMSSFSEAKAKSLIKEAGNEFVQHNTWQLSRVYPSGLRTDSSNYNPQEFWNAGCQMVAMNMQTAGLEMDLCDGLFRQNAGCGYVLKPDFLRDAQSSFHPEKPISPFKAQVLLIKPSSSPSV from the exons ATGGCGTCCCTGCTGCAAGGCC GGCTGCCCATCAATCAAGACCTACTGCTGATGCAGAAAGGCACGATGATGCGCAAGGTGAGGTCCAAAAGCTGGAAGAAGCTAAGATACTTCAGACTTCAGGACGATGGCATGACAGTCTGGCATGCCCGGCAGGCCGGAGGCAGGGCCAAGCCCAGCT TCTCAATCTCTGACGTGGACACAGTGCGTGAGGGCCATGAGTCTGAGTTGCTGCGCAACTTGGCAGAGGAGCTCCCCCTTGAGCAGGGCTTCACCATCGTCTTCCACGGCCGTCGCTCCAACCTGGACCTGGTGGCCAACAGTGTTGAGGAGGCCCAGGTCTGGATGCAGGGGCTCCGACTGTTGGTGGACTTTGTCACTAGCATGGACCAACAAGAGCGACTGGACCA ATGGCTGAGTGATTGGTTCCAGCGTGGAGACAAAAACCAGGATGGTCGCATGAGTTTCAGAGAGGTCCAGCGGTTACTGCACCTGATGAATGTGGAAATGGACCAAGAACATGCCTTCCAGCTTTTCCAG ACAGCAGACGCATCCCAGTCTGGAACTCTGGAGGGAGAAGAATTTGTAAATTTCTATAAGTCATTGACTCAACGTGCTGAGGTACAGGAGCTGTTTGAAAACTTTTCATCTGATGGGCAGAAGCTGACACTGCTGGAATTTGTGGATTTCCTCCAAGAGTGGCAGAAAGAAGGAGAACGTGCTTCTGACCTTGCTCTGGAACTCATCGACCGCCATGAGCCTTCAGATAGTG GCAAACTGCGGCATGTGCTGAGCATGGATGGCTTCCTCAGCTACCTCTGCTCAAAGGATGGAGACATCTTCAATCCGATCTGCCTCCCTATCTACCAGGATATGACTCAACCCCTGAACCACTACTACATCAACTCATCCCACAATACCTACCTAGTGGGGGACCAGTTTTGTGGCCAGAGCAGCGTGGAGGGATACATACG GGCCCTGAAGCGGGGGTGCCGCTGCGTGGAGGTGGATATATGGGATGGACCTAGCGGGGAACCTATTGTTTACCACGGACACACCCTGACCTCTCGCATCCCATTCAAAGATGTTGTGACTGCTATAGCACAGTATGCCTTCCAG ACATCAGACTATCCAGTCATCTTGTCCCTGGAGAACCACTGTAGCTGGGAACAGCAGGAGGTCATAGCACACCATCTGACCGAGATCCTGGGGGAGCAGCTGCTGAGCACCACCTTGGATGGGCAGCTTCCCACTCAGCTGCCCTCCCCTGAG GAGCTTCGGGGGAAGATTCTGGTAAAGGGGAAGAAGTTAAAAACACTTGAGGAGGActttgaggaagaggaagaagagccaGAATCTGAACTGGAAGGggagcaggaggctgagctggagctggaggcccAGTTTGAGTCTGAGCCCCAGGAGTTGAGCCCTCGCAGTAAGGACAAAAATGAGAAG aaATCCAAGCCCATCTTGTGTCCATCCCTCTCTGCCCTGGTTGTCTACTTGAAGGCTGTCTCATTCTACAGCTTTGCTCATTCAAGGGAGCACTACCGCTTCTACGAAATGTCATCTTTCTCTGAAGCCAAGGCCAAGAGTCTCATCAAGGAGGCTG GCAATGAGTTTGTGCAGCACAACACCTGGCAGCTAAGCCGCGTGTATCCCAGTGGCCTGAGGACAGATTCATCCAACTATAACCCCCAGGAATTCTGGAATGCAGGCTGCCAGATGG TGGCTATGAATATGCAGACTGCGGGGCTTGAGATGGACCTTTGTGATGGGCTCTTCCGCCAGAATGCGGGCTGTGGCTATGTGCTGAAGCCAGACTTCCTGCGTGATGCCCAGAGCTCCTTCCACCCTGAGAAGCCCATCAGCCCTTTCAAAGCCCAGGTCCTCCTAATCAAG ccttcctcctccccctcggTGTGA
- the PLCD4 gene encoding 1-phosphatidylinositol 4,5-bisphosphate phosphodiesterase delta-4 isoform X1 — translation MASLLQGRLPINQDLLLMQKGTMMRKVRSKSWKKLRYFRLQDDGMTVWHARQAGGRAKPSFSISDVDTVREGHESELLRNLAEELPLEQGFTIVFHGRRSNLDLVANSVEEAQVWMQGLRLLVDFVTSMDQQERLDQWLSDWFQRGDKNQDGRMSFREVQRLLHLMNVEMDQEHAFQLFQTADASQSGTLEGEEFVNFYKSLTQRAEVQELFENFSSDGQKLTLLEFVDFLQEWQKEGERASDLALELIDRHEPSDSGKLRHVLSMDGFLSYLCSKDGDIFNPICLPIYQDMTQPLNHYYINSSHNTYLVGDQFCGQSSVEGYIRALKRGCRCVEVDIWDGPSGEPIVYHGHTLTSRIPFKDVVTAIAQYAFQTSDYPVILSLENHCSWEQQEVIAHHLTEILGEQLLSTTLDGQLPTQLPSPEELRGKILVKGKKLKTLEEDFEEEEEEPESELEGEQEAELELEAQFESEPQELSPRSKDKNEKKSKPILCPSLSALVVYLKAVSFYSFAHSREHYRFYEMSSFSEAKAKSLIKEAGNEFVQHNTWQLSRVYPSGLRTDSSNYNPQEFWNAGCQMVAMNMQTAGLEMDLCDGLFRQNAGCGYVLKPDFLRDAQSSFHPEKPISPFKAQVLLIKVISGQQLPKVDKNKEGSIVDPLVRVEIFGVRPDTARQETSYVENNGFNPYWGQTLCFRVLVPELALLRFVVKDYDWKSRNDFIGQYTLPWNCMQQGYRHIHLLSKDGISLHPASIFVHICTQEELEGADS, via the exons ATGGCGTCCCTGCTGCAAGGCC GGCTGCCCATCAATCAAGACCTACTGCTGATGCAGAAAGGCACGATGATGCGCAAGGTGAGGTCCAAAAGCTGGAAGAAGCTAAGATACTTCAGACTTCAGGACGATGGCATGACAGTCTGGCATGCCCGGCAGGCCGGAGGCAGGGCCAAGCCCAGCT TCTCAATCTCTGACGTGGACACAGTGCGTGAGGGCCATGAGTCTGAGTTGCTGCGCAACTTGGCAGAGGAGCTCCCCCTTGAGCAGGGCTTCACCATCGTCTTCCACGGCCGTCGCTCCAACCTGGACCTGGTGGCCAACAGTGTTGAGGAGGCCCAGGTCTGGATGCAGGGGCTCCGACTGTTGGTGGACTTTGTCACTAGCATGGACCAACAAGAGCGACTGGACCA ATGGCTGAGTGATTGGTTCCAGCGTGGAGACAAAAACCAGGATGGTCGCATGAGTTTCAGAGAGGTCCAGCGGTTACTGCACCTGATGAATGTGGAAATGGACCAAGAACATGCCTTCCAGCTTTTCCAG ACAGCAGACGCATCCCAGTCTGGAACTCTGGAGGGAGAAGAATTTGTAAATTTCTATAAGTCATTGACTCAACGTGCTGAGGTACAGGAGCTGTTTGAAAACTTTTCATCTGATGGGCAGAAGCTGACACTGCTGGAATTTGTGGATTTCCTCCAAGAGTGGCAGAAAGAAGGAGAACGTGCTTCTGACCTTGCTCTGGAACTCATCGACCGCCATGAGCCTTCAGATAGTG GCAAACTGCGGCATGTGCTGAGCATGGATGGCTTCCTCAGCTACCTCTGCTCAAAGGATGGAGACATCTTCAATCCGATCTGCCTCCCTATCTACCAGGATATGACTCAACCCCTGAACCACTACTACATCAACTCATCCCACAATACCTACCTAGTGGGGGACCAGTTTTGTGGCCAGAGCAGCGTGGAGGGATACATACG GGCCCTGAAGCGGGGGTGCCGCTGCGTGGAGGTGGATATATGGGATGGACCTAGCGGGGAACCTATTGTTTACCACGGACACACCCTGACCTCTCGCATCCCATTCAAAGATGTTGTGACTGCTATAGCACAGTATGCCTTCCAG ACATCAGACTATCCAGTCATCTTGTCCCTGGAGAACCACTGTAGCTGGGAACAGCAGGAGGTCATAGCACACCATCTGACCGAGATCCTGGGGGAGCAGCTGCTGAGCACCACCTTGGATGGGCAGCTTCCCACTCAGCTGCCCTCCCCTGAG GAGCTTCGGGGGAAGATTCTGGTAAAGGGGAAGAAGTTAAAAACACTTGAGGAGGActttgaggaagaggaagaagagccaGAATCTGAACTGGAAGGggagcaggaggctgagctggagctggaggcccAGTTTGAGTCTGAGCCCCAGGAGTTGAGCCCTCGCAGTAAGGACAAAAATGAGAAG aaATCCAAGCCCATCTTGTGTCCATCCCTCTCTGCCCTGGTTGTCTACTTGAAGGCTGTCTCATTCTACAGCTTTGCTCATTCAAGGGAGCACTACCGCTTCTACGAAATGTCATCTTTCTCTGAAGCCAAGGCCAAGAGTCTCATCAAGGAGGCTG GCAATGAGTTTGTGCAGCACAACACCTGGCAGCTAAGCCGCGTGTATCCCAGTGGCCTGAGGACAGATTCATCCAACTATAACCCCCAGGAATTCTGGAATGCAGGCTGCCAGATGG TGGCTATGAATATGCAGACTGCGGGGCTTGAGATGGACCTTTGTGATGGGCTCTTCCGCCAGAATGCGGGCTGTGGCTATGTGCTGAAGCCAGACTTCCTGCGTGATGCCCAGAGCTCCTTCCACCCTGAGAAGCCCATCAGCCCTTTCAAAGCCCAGGTCCTCCTAATCAAG GTTATCAGTGGTCAGCAACTCCCCAAAGTGGACAAGAACAAAGAAGGGTCCATTGTGGATCCACTGGTGAGAGTGGAGATCTTTGGCGTTCGCCCAGACACAGCCCGGCAAGAGACCAGCTACGTGGAGAACAATG GTTTTAATCCATACTGGGGGCAGACCCTATGCTTCCGGGTCCTGGTACCTGAACTGGCCCTGCTGCGTTTTGTGGTAAAAGACTATGACTGGAAGTCCCGAAATGACTTCATTGGTCAGTACACCCTGCCCTGGAACTGCATGCAACAAG GTTACCGCCACATACACCTGCTCTCCAAGGATGGCATCAGCCTCCACCCAGCCTCCATCTTCGTGCACATCTGCACCCAGGAAGAGCTAGAGGGGGCTGACTCTTAA
- the PLCD4 gene encoding 1-phosphatidylinositol 4,5-bisphosphate phosphodiesterase delta-4 isoform X2 — MASLLQGRLPINQDLLLMQKGTMMRKVRSKSWKKLRYFRLQDDGMTVWHARQAGGRAKPSFSISDVDTVREGHESELLRNLAEELPLEQGFTIVFHGRRSNLDLVANSVEEAQVWMQGLRLLVDFVTSMDQQERLDQWLSDWFQRGDKNQDGRMSFREVQRLLHLMNVEMDQEHAFQLFQTADASQSGTLEGEEFVNFYKSLTQRAEVQELFENFSSDGQKLTLLEFVDFLQEWQKEGERASDLALELIDRHEPSDSGKLRHVLSMDGFLSYLCSKDGDIFNPICLPIYQDMTQPLNHYYINSSHNTYLVGDQFCGQSSVEGYIRALKRGCRCVEVDIWDGPSGEPIVYHGHTLTSRIPFKDVVTAIAQYAFQTSDYPVILSLENHCSWEQQEVIAHHLTEILGEQLLSTTLDGQLPTQLPSPEELRGKILVKGKKLKTLEEDFEEEEEEPESELEGEQEAELELEAQFESEPQELSPRSKDKNEKKSKPILCPSLSALVVYLKAVSFYSFAHSREHYRFYEMSSFSEAKAKSLIKEAGNEFVQHNTWQLSRVYPSGLRTDSSNYNPQEFWNAGCQMVAMNMQTAGLEMDLCDGLFRQNAGCGYVLKPDFLRDAQSSFHPEKPISPFKAQVLLIKVLIHTGGRPYASGSWYLNWPCCVLW; from the exons ATGGCGTCCCTGCTGCAAGGCC GGCTGCCCATCAATCAAGACCTACTGCTGATGCAGAAAGGCACGATGATGCGCAAGGTGAGGTCCAAAAGCTGGAAGAAGCTAAGATACTTCAGACTTCAGGACGATGGCATGACAGTCTGGCATGCCCGGCAGGCCGGAGGCAGGGCCAAGCCCAGCT TCTCAATCTCTGACGTGGACACAGTGCGTGAGGGCCATGAGTCTGAGTTGCTGCGCAACTTGGCAGAGGAGCTCCCCCTTGAGCAGGGCTTCACCATCGTCTTCCACGGCCGTCGCTCCAACCTGGACCTGGTGGCCAACAGTGTTGAGGAGGCCCAGGTCTGGATGCAGGGGCTCCGACTGTTGGTGGACTTTGTCACTAGCATGGACCAACAAGAGCGACTGGACCA ATGGCTGAGTGATTGGTTCCAGCGTGGAGACAAAAACCAGGATGGTCGCATGAGTTTCAGAGAGGTCCAGCGGTTACTGCACCTGATGAATGTGGAAATGGACCAAGAACATGCCTTCCAGCTTTTCCAG ACAGCAGACGCATCCCAGTCTGGAACTCTGGAGGGAGAAGAATTTGTAAATTTCTATAAGTCATTGACTCAACGTGCTGAGGTACAGGAGCTGTTTGAAAACTTTTCATCTGATGGGCAGAAGCTGACACTGCTGGAATTTGTGGATTTCCTCCAAGAGTGGCAGAAAGAAGGAGAACGTGCTTCTGACCTTGCTCTGGAACTCATCGACCGCCATGAGCCTTCAGATAGTG GCAAACTGCGGCATGTGCTGAGCATGGATGGCTTCCTCAGCTACCTCTGCTCAAAGGATGGAGACATCTTCAATCCGATCTGCCTCCCTATCTACCAGGATATGACTCAACCCCTGAACCACTACTACATCAACTCATCCCACAATACCTACCTAGTGGGGGACCAGTTTTGTGGCCAGAGCAGCGTGGAGGGATACATACG GGCCCTGAAGCGGGGGTGCCGCTGCGTGGAGGTGGATATATGGGATGGACCTAGCGGGGAACCTATTGTTTACCACGGACACACCCTGACCTCTCGCATCCCATTCAAAGATGTTGTGACTGCTATAGCACAGTATGCCTTCCAG ACATCAGACTATCCAGTCATCTTGTCCCTGGAGAACCACTGTAGCTGGGAACAGCAGGAGGTCATAGCACACCATCTGACCGAGATCCTGGGGGAGCAGCTGCTGAGCACCACCTTGGATGGGCAGCTTCCCACTCAGCTGCCCTCCCCTGAG GAGCTTCGGGGGAAGATTCTGGTAAAGGGGAAGAAGTTAAAAACACTTGAGGAGGActttgaggaagaggaagaagagccaGAATCTGAACTGGAAGGggagcaggaggctgagctggagctggaggcccAGTTTGAGTCTGAGCCCCAGGAGTTGAGCCCTCGCAGTAAGGACAAAAATGAGAAG aaATCCAAGCCCATCTTGTGTCCATCCCTCTCTGCCCTGGTTGTCTACTTGAAGGCTGTCTCATTCTACAGCTTTGCTCATTCAAGGGAGCACTACCGCTTCTACGAAATGTCATCTTTCTCTGAAGCCAAGGCCAAGAGTCTCATCAAGGAGGCTG GCAATGAGTTTGTGCAGCACAACACCTGGCAGCTAAGCCGCGTGTATCCCAGTGGCCTGAGGACAGATTCATCCAACTATAACCCCCAGGAATTCTGGAATGCAGGCTGCCAGATGG TGGCTATGAATATGCAGACTGCGGGGCTTGAGATGGACCTTTGTGATGGGCTCTTCCGCCAGAATGCGGGCTGTGGCTATGTGCTGAAGCCAGACTTCCTGCGTGATGCCCAGAGCTCCTTCCACCCTGAGAAGCCCATCAGCCCTTTCAAAGCCCAGGTCCTCCTAATCAAG GTTTTAATCCATACTGGGGGCAGACCCTATGCTTCCGGGTCCTGGTACCTGAACTGGCCCTGCTGCGTTTTGTGGTAA